The Beijerinckiaceae bacterium genome has a window encoding:
- the fdxB gene encoding ferredoxin III, nif-specific, which translates to MPHSTRDGRSWQPEFLQAIDPDKCIGCGRCFKVCGREVMTLKGINEDGELVSLDDDEDDEDDEVEKKVMVMNDDGACIGCGACARVCPTNCQTHAAEKAEAA; encoded by the coding sequence ATGCCACATTCAACTCGCGACGGACGTTCATGGCAGCCCGAATTTCTCCAGGCCATAGACCCGGATAAATGTATCGGCTGCGGTCGTTGCTTCAAGGTCTGCGGCCGTGAAGTCATGACACTGAAAGGCATCAACGAGGATGGCGAACTCGTCTCCCTCGACGATGACGAGGATGATGAGGATGATGAGGTCGAGAAAAAAGTCATGGTCATGAACGACGATGGGGCCTGCATCGGATGCGGCGCCTGCGCGCGCGTTTGCCCGACCAACTGCCAAACCCATGCC